In Saccharothrix syringae, the following are encoded in one genomic region:
- a CDS encoding radical SAM/SPASM domain-containing protein — MTTVETTTKPKLSFLALYLTDKCQQRCTHCATGSSPEGTHGTMTTADWKRVLDQAAELWVRRVQFIGGEPMLHPGLAELVGHALGHALEVEVFSNLVWVPEALWPILSQPGVSLATSYYSDRPEQHAGITGVDTLPRIRATIARATGLGIPLRAGVIDLGVGQRFEQATRNLVDLGVPSIGHDRVRALGRAAPCTTGGSNAAELCGRCGDGQATIAPDGQVRPCLFVTWATAGNVRERGLGEVVAAMPGVRAELIAQGMPTTLAGNCQPDGNCYPYNDR; from the coding sequence ATGACCACGGTCGAAACCACGACGAAGCCGAAGCTGTCGTTCCTGGCCCTGTACCTGACCGACAAGTGCCAGCAGCGGTGCACGCACTGCGCCACCGGCTCCTCACCGGAGGGCACCCACGGCACCATGACCACCGCGGACTGGAAGCGGGTCCTGGACCAGGCCGCCGAACTGTGGGTGCGGCGCGTGCAGTTCATCGGCGGCGAGCCGATGCTCCACCCCGGGCTGGCCGAGCTGGTCGGCCACGCCCTGGGGCACGCGCTGGAGGTGGAGGTCTTCTCCAACCTGGTGTGGGTGCCCGAGGCGCTGTGGCCGATCCTGTCCCAACCCGGGGTGTCGCTGGCGACCAGCTACTACAGCGACCGGCCCGAGCAGCACGCCGGGATCACCGGCGTCGACACCCTCCCGCGGATCCGGGCCACCATCGCCAGGGCCACCGGGCTGGGGATTCCGCTGCGCGCCGGCGTCATCGACCTCGGCGTGGGCCAGCGCTTCGAGCAGGCCACGCGCAACCTCGTCGACCTCGGGGTCCCCTCGATCGGTCACGACCGGGTCCGCGCTCTCGGCCGCGCCGCCCCCTGTACCACCGGCGGGAGCAACGCGGCCGAGCTGTGCGGCCGTTGCGGGGACGGGCAGGCCACGATCGCCCCCGACGGGCAGGTCCGCCCCTGCCTGTTCGTCACGTGGGCCACAGCGGGGAACGTGCGCGAGCGCGGCCTGGGCGAGGTCGTCGCGGCCATGCCCGGGGTGCGCGCCGAGCTGATCGCCCAGGGCATGCCCACTACCCTGGCCGGCAACTGCCAGCCTGATGGGAACTGCTATCCCTACAACGACCGCTAG
- a CDS encoding phosphotransferase family protein, producing MDAEQDPRVQDREQMRGHLRRAAHHFGVTLTGPPVEGENLRSLSAPVRHTTAGPAWLRVGREYRKWIDDAETGDFWTGIPDASTAFPDLPLPRVLDSHLSDDPDGQRRVRADLMTRLPGRALSADKALRTDPELPDAWWNGLRAGIDTLRATPTTRYATPAADPGWRVREVFGDRVAEVFAVTARETAHGDLHYGNLLGPDLGILDWELWGQAPAGHDAATLFLFALLVPPVAARVREVFADILDTPAGHAAQVHVASRILLPAKAEHHPDLAAAVRAQLQPLVATAAAA from the coding sequence GTGGACGCGGAGCAGGACCCACGGGTCCAGGACCGGGAGCAGATGCGCGGCCATCTCCGGCGCGCCGCGCACCACTTCGGCGTCACCCTCACCGGGCCACCGGTCGAGGGCGAGAACCTGCGCTCGCTGTCCGCCCCGGTCCGACACACCACCGCTGGCCCGGCGTGGCTGCGGGTCGGCCGCGAGTACCGCAAGTGGATCGACGACGCCGAGACCGGCGACTTCTGGACCGGCATCCCCGACGCCTCCACCGCCTTCCCCGACCTGCCCCTGCCCCGCGTGCTCGACTCCCACCTCTCCGACGACCCGGACGGGCAGCGGCGGGTCCGCGCCGACCTGATGACGCGGCTGCCCGGCCGGGCGCTGTCGGCGGACAAGGCGCTGCGCACCGATCCCGAACTGCCCGACGCCTGGTGGAACGGTCTGCGCGCCGGCATCGACACCCTCCGCGCGACGCCCACGACCCGCTACGCCACCCCGGCCGCGGACCCCGGATGGCGGGTCCGCGAGGTCTTCGGGGACCGGGTGGCCGAGGTGTTCGCGGTGACGGCCCGGGAGACCGCGCACGGCGACCTGCACTACGGCAACCTGCTCGGCCCCGACCTGGGCATCCTGGACTGGGAGCTGTGGGGACAGGCCCCCGCAGGGCACGACGCGGCCACGTTGTTCCTGTTCGCGCTGCTCGTACCGCCCGTCGCCGCGCGTGTCCGCGAGGTCTTCGCCGACATCCTGGACACTCCCGCCGGACATGCCGCCCAGGTGCACGTGGCCTCCCGCATCCTGCTGCCCGCCAAGGCCGAACACCACCCCGACCTCGCCGCGGCGGTCCGGGCACAGCTACAACCGCTGGTGGCCACCGCCGCAGCAGCCTGA
- a CDS encoding cyclic nucleotide-binding domain-containing protein: protein MIGERPHRGLLGRLSERAVNALLDSGGEAAYEPGQVLLRTGDDGTHVVLVLTGAVKVQADDELTPALLGVQSAGDLVGEMAVLDGGPRSATVVTCGHVTARLISRRQLQVLLQEHLELLVAVAVSTAERIR from the coding sequence GTGATCGGTGAACGGCCGCACCGCGGACTGCTGGGCCGCCTGTCGGAGCGCGCGGTGAACGCGCTGCTCGACTCGGGCGGGGAGGCGGCGTACGAGCCGGGGCAGGTGCTGCTGCGCACGGGCGACGACGGCACGCACGTCGTGCTGGTGCTCACCGGCGCGGTCAAGGTCCAGGCCGACGACGAGCTCACCCCAGCGCTGCTGGGCGTGCAGTCCGCCGGCGACCTGGTGGGCGAGATGGCCGTCCTGGACGGCGGACCCCGGTCGGCCACCGTGGTGACCTGTGGCCACGTCACCGCGCGGTTGATCTCCCGCCGCCAACTCCAGGTCCTGCTCCAGGAGCACCTCGAGCTGCTGGTCGCGGTGGCCGTGTCCACCGCCGAGCGGATCCGCTGA
- a CDS encoding ATP-binding protein, whose amino-acid sequence MKTPKPEQPSGPAQVRNTMPGTADVVLQAGVVHGDVSLGADPLPPWSVVPRQLPAGPGLFAGRAEQLRTLDCALTAAASHDPGTATPDSDSDVASAASAMGATVLVSAIGGAGGIGKTWLALAWAHLRLERFPDGQLFVDLHGFSSAGEPVEPAVAVRGFLDALGVNPDRIPTDLDAQAALYRSLVADKRMLVVLDNAATSEQVVPLLPGSPTCTVLVTGRHRLASLIDRHGARHLSLGVLDRDEARALLTARLPDRVAADSDAVDELVSLCGGHPLALAITARTADARPAVPLAEVAAELRELGLEVLDHDTDAAASLPTVLSWSLRYLTDQHRTLFALLGIAPGPDTTTAATAALADLSLTPARRALTALEDASLLERRAGGRYAMHDLVRAYAATTAQGLPEHVRKAALVRVGDFHLHTAFTADRLLDPHSPSLPPAPPAPGVRPHPLPDPASAMVWLEAEYATLLATQRTAATLGRHQVVLHMAWALKTFHLRRGHLRDALAVWRAALDAAVHLPDPTALGRAHRTLGRVYAALFLHKDAIRHMDRALDLATRHHDHTEQAHTHRALAHAWKQKGRDRLALDHARNALDLYRTLDQPTWEADALNLVGWFTARLGDVTAARDHCHTALALFRHHHRPEGEATALDSLAFIAHRTGDHHQALDYYHQALVLHRRHANIQEVANTLDGTGHPLAALGHHDHAREVWREALQLYQDQGRDEEAARVQQELDNLDHTRCPATDSR is encoded by the coding sequence GTGAAGACTCCCAAACCGGAACAGCCCTCCGGCCCCGCACAAGTCCGCAACACCATGCCGGGAACTGCGGATGTGGTGTTGCAGGCCGGTGTGGTGCACGGCGACGTGTCGCTGGGCGCCGATCCCCTGCCGCCCTGGTCGGTGGTGCCGCGTCAACTGCCCGCCGGGCCGGGTCTGTTCGCCGGGCGCGCCGAGCAACTGCGCACGCTGGACTGTGCTCTGACCGCCGCCGCGTCGCATGATCCGGGCACGGCCACGCCCGATTCTGATTCCGATGTCGCATCCGCCGCCTCGGCGATGGGTGCGACGGTGCTGGTGTCGGCGATCGGTGGGGCCGGCGGCATCGGCAAGACCTGGCTCGCGCTGGCCTGGGCTCACCTCCGGCTGGAGCGGTTCCCCGACGGGCAACTGTTCGTGGACTTGCACGGCTTCAGCTCCGCAGGCGAGCCGGTGGAACCGGCGGTGGCGGTGCGCGGGTTTCTCGACGCTCTGGGGGTCAACCCCGACCGCATCCCGACCGACCTCGACGCGCAGGCAGCGTTGTACCGCAGCCTGGTCGCCGACAAGCGGATGCTGGTCGTGCTGGACAACGCCGCCACCTCCGAGCAGGTCGTGCCGCTGCTGCCCGGCTCGCCGACCTGCACCGTGCTGGTCACCGGCCGCCACCGGCTGGCCTCCCTGATCGACCGACATGGCGCCCGGCACCTGTCCCTCGGCGTCCTGGACCGCGACGAGGCCCGCGCGCTGCTGACCGCCCGCCTGCCCGACCGCGTGGCCGCCGACTCCGACGCGGTGGACGAACTGGTGAGCCTGTGCGGGGGCCACCCGCTGGCCCTGGCGATCACCGCCCGCACCGCCGACGCCCGACCCGCCGTCCCGTTGGCCGAGGTCGCCGCAGAGCTGCGCGAACTCGGCTTGGAAGTGCTCGACCACGACACCGACGCCGCCGCCAGCCTGCCCACTGTGCTGTCGTGGTCCCTGCGCTATCTCACCGACCAGCACCGCACGTTGTTCGCGTTGCTCGGGATCGCCCCTGGTCCGGACACCACGACGGCCGCCACCGCCGCCCTCGCCGACCTGTCCCTGACCCCAGCGCGCAGGGCGCTGACAGCGTTGGAGGACGCATCGCTGCTGGAACGGCGGGCGGGCGGACGCTACGCGATGCACGACCTGGTCCGCGCCTACGCCGCCACCACCGCCCAGGGTCTGCCCGAGCACGTGCGGAAGGCGGCCCTGGTGCGGGTGGGGGACTTCCACCTGCACACCGCCTTTACCGCTGACCGCCTCCTGGATCCCCACAGCCCGTCGCTGCCGCCCGCCCCGCCCGCACCCGGCGTCCGCCCGCATCCGCTACCCGACCCCGCCTCGGCGATGGTCTGGCTGGAGGCCGAGTACGCCACCCTGCTTGCCACCCAACGCACCGCCGCCACCCTGGGACGCCACCAAGTCGTCCTGCACATGGCCTGGGCACTGAAGACCTTCCACCTCCGGCGGGGACACCTGCGTGACGCGCTCGCGGTGTGGCGGGCCGCGTTGGACGCCGCGGTCCACCTACCCGACCCCACCGCCCTCGGGCGCGCCCACCGGACTCTCGGGCGCGTCTATGCCGCCCTCTTCCTGCACAAGGACGCCATCCGGCACATGGACCGGGCGCTGGATCTGGCCACGCGCCACCACGATCACACTGAGCAGGCACACACCCACCGGGCACTCGCTCACGCCTGGAAGCAGAAAGGTCGCGACCGGCTCGCCCTGGATCACGCCCGGAACGCCCTGGACCTCTACCGCACCCTCGACCAGCCGACGTGGGAAGCCGACGCGCTCAATCTGGTGGGATGGTTCACCGCACGGCTCGGTGACGTCACCGCCGCCCGCGACCACTGCCACACCGCCCTCGCCCTGTTCCGGCACCATCACAGGCCCGAAGGCGAGGCGACAGCCTTGGACAGCCTCGCCTTCATCGCCCACCGCACCGGCGACCACCACCAAGCCCTCGACTACTATCACCAGGCACTCGTCCTGCACCGCCGCCACGCCAACATTCAAGAGGTCGCGAACACCCTCGACGGCACGGGCCATCCCCTCGCCGCCCTCGGCCACCATGACCACGCCCGCGAGGTATGGCGGGAGGCCCTTCAGCTCTATCAGGACCAAGGCCGAGACGAAGAGGCCGCGCGCGTCCAACAGGAACTCGACAACCTCGACCACACCCGCTGCCCCGCAACTGACAGTCGGTGA
- a CDS encoding ATP-binding protein, producing the protein MHGGVTADTGGTAVGNLTGGLHVHPPPPRPPTPAPRQLGPPPAGFVGRADQLAALDRALTGSPVGHDIGGVGGTAVISAIGGTGGIGKTWLAQTWAHRNLHRFPDGHLAVDLRGFSPGDPRHPVDVLGDFLAALGVDRDRQPPDLDARVGLYRTHTTGRRLLVLLDNAATAEQVQPLLPGGATCTVLITSRKRLRGLVARHGARPVHLDVLTDTEARALLTTALGDTPTTPDTHAAVTELISLCGGFPLALGLIAARIRTHPDLLDDLVADLRELGLDALDSDDPEASLPTVLSWSLRHLTEQQRTLFALLGIAPGPDTTLPAVVALTGLSETDARRALAVLEEASLLERRPGGRYAMHDLVRAYAATTAHHLPDHMCEAALTRVVDFHLHTTHTADRLLDPHRPLLPPDPPAPDVRPHPLPDAVTALAWLDAEHATLLAAQRAAVTLGRHHVVWNFAWNLDTFLRRRGHRHDQFAMWQAALDAAEHLSDPTTLIRGHRLFGRACSRLGLHEQATEHLEQALNLAVQHHDSTEQAHAHHQLALAWERTGDDRRALNHARHALDLHRSLDQPAREAHALNAVGWYAARLGEYDSARIHCHAALTLHRHHHNPAGEAQTLDSLGYIAHHVGDHQQAVDHYEEAMIIFRTLAYTYLAAEVFDHAGHSYVALGQHERARAVWREALKLYRDQGRTADAQRVQRQLDDLDDT; encoded by the coding sequence GTGCACGGTGGTGTCACCGCGGACACCGGCGGCACCGCGGTGGGCAACCTGACCGGCGGCCTGCACGTGCACCCGCCGCCGCCCCGGCCGCCCACGCCCGCCCCGCGGCAGCTCGGCCCGCCACCGGCGGGGTTCGTCGGCCGCGCCGACCAGCTCGCCGCGCTCGACCGCGCCCTCACCGGTTCGCCGGTCGGGCACGACATCGGGGGAGTCGGTGGCACGGCGGTGATCTCCGCGATCGGCGGGACCGGCGGCATCGGCAAGACCTGGCTGGCCCAGACCTGGGCCCACCGCAACCTGCACCGCTTCCCCGACGGCCACCTCGCGGTGGACCTGCGCGGCTTCAGCCCCGGCGATCCCCGCCACCCCGTCGACGTGCTGGGCGACTTCCTGGCCGCCCTCGGCGTCGACCGCGACCGCCAACCCCCCGACCTGGACGCCCGGGTCGGGCTCTACCGCACCCACACCACCGGCCGGCGCCTGCTCGTCCTGCTCGACAACGCCGCCACCGCCGAACAGGTCCAGCCCCTGCTACCCGGAGGCGCCACCTGCACGGTGCTGATCACCAGCCGCAAGCGGCTGCGCGGCCTCGTCGCCCGACACGGTGCCCGCCCCGTCCACCTCGACGTGCTCACCGACACCGAGGCCCGTGCCCTGCTCACCACCGCCCTCGGCGACACCCCCACCACCCCGGACACGCACGCGGCGGTCACCGAACTGATCAGCCTGTGCGGGGGATTCCCGCTCGCCCTCGGCCTGATCGCCGCCCGCATCCGCACCCACCCCGACCTGCTCGACGACCTGGTCGCCGACCTGCGCGAGCTCGGCCTGGACGCCCTGGACTCCGACGACCCCGAAGCCAGCCTGCCCACCGTCCTGTCCTGGTCGCTGCGCCACCTCACCGAACAGCAGCGCACCCTGTTCGCCCTGCTCGGCATCGCGCCCGGACCCGACACCACCCTGCCCGCCGTGGTCGCCCTCACCGGCCTGTCCGAGACGGATGCCCGCAGGGCGCTGGCGGTGCTAGAAGAGGCATCGCTACTGGAGCGGCGGCCCGGCGGCCGGTACGCGATGCACGACCTGGTCCGCGCCTACGCCGCCACCACCGCCCACCACCTGCCCGACCACATGTGCGAGGCCGCCTTGACTCGGGTGGTGGACTTCCACCTGCACACCACCCACACTGCCGACCGCCTCCTGGACCCCCACCGCCCGCTCCTGCCACCTGACCCGCCCGCGCCCGACGTCCGCCCGCACCCACTGCCCGACGCCGTGACCGCACTCGCGTGGCTGGACGCCGAACATGCCACCCTGCTGGCTGCCCAACGCGCCGCTGTCACCCTCGGCCGCCATCACGTCGTCTGGAACTTCGCCTGGAACCTGGACACCTTCCTCCGCCGGCGGGGGCACCGGCACGACCAGTTCGCCATGTGGCAGGCCGCGTTGGATGCTGCCGAACACCTATCCGACCCCACCACTCTCATCCGCGGCCACCGGCTTTTCGGCCGTGCTTGCTCCCGACTGGGCCTGCACGAGCAGGCCACCGAACACCTGGAGCAGGCACTCAACCTCGCCGTACAGCACCACGACTCCACTGAACAGGCACACGCCCACCATCAACTCGCGCTTGCCTGGGAAAGGACGGGAGATGACCGACGGGCCCTAAACCACGCTCGGCACGCCCTCGACCTCCACCGCAGCCTCGACCAACCAGCGCGGGAAGCCCACGCGCTCAACGCAGTGGGCTGGTACGCCGCGCGCCTAGGCGAGTACGACTCCGCCCGCATCCATTGTCACGCCGCCCTTACTCTGCACCGACACCATCACAACCCGGCTGGAGAGGCGCAAACCCTAGACAGCCTCGGCTACATCGCTCACCACGTCGGTGATCACCAGCAAGCCGTCGACCACTATGAGGAGGCTATGATCATATTCCGCACCCTCGCCTACACCTATCTGGCCGCAGAAGTTTTTGACCACGCAGGCCACTCCTACGTCGCTCTCGGTCAGCACGAGCGGGCCCGCGCGGTGTGGCGGGAGGCGCTGAAGCTGTACCGGGACCAAGGCCGTACCGCCGACGCCCAACGCGTCCAACGCCAACTCGACGACCTTGACGACACCTGA
- a CDS encoding nSTAND1 domain-containing NTPase encodes MDQITVDTAAVVVLAEGTSTSEISNKRGHLFEKFIAKLLATQGYSDPHPENLNPTSEGIELDVRARNIVTGEQLICECKAYSSNVRVPPLMTFIGKFSLAQAKDKQTKGLFIALPRLTPEAKEQAELAEATFPGFRYLGSYEICELLQAADVLPRWEDGPEIRSDPTVVITEHGVVLAACELDSDTRGGSRWVTWARNKDVPLPIVRLIEKNLSKGLPVVRAGHEAGAVPIHVPSLPKIVEVQGSTSDFEYQLPAAPEFFIGRKTLAQSLLEKMKGRLTAGSVVINAKSGWGKSSLVLHLQKEVEKVGGVGMVFDSRTAERSDFVAAAMERTIRKAVEREVIELPSQTAFSSLQSIVETLKRATWASPARPIFLAFDQFENVFRNTDLTREFRDLTYLIREISAPLTISFSWKTDVVAWTEGYPFGLRNDIRDASSVFDLDPFGPREIEALLRRLEKSLGSKLNRELRQRLREYNSQGLPWLFKKFGAHIIAEVARGIKQDDLAKQALNARGLFESDLARLNPSEQSLLRTIAQAAPVVLSDLDYDATTSTVLDSLLHQRLVVQVGHTIDVYWDTFRDYLNNGSVAIEDSYVVRYAPLGAGRLLRVVVAEGGSISVPDAATRLDTTPTVIFNYSRELRQFGVLTSESNRVTLEADLMNSSDKEEAIRARVSQALRRHKMYKLAADMIAREGTVSIHQFASTLSGEFRAVSAKSDSWVTYARSFCQWMEYAGLVRLLSNGMERPSENDSEPLGRLLSGSVPVRVRSPFPNANPGPALQLLMHLFDPTGHARPSRNGFATGVRDLTTLGLVETDDGERITLSDSTVFSHGAIEPKRLRAIVERQRGISEAFAALEANPGLSPLSLGIAHRDTLGAEWAESTTLSAGKYIRAWARACGISTQLRSTT; translated from the coding sequence GTGGACCAGATCACTGTTGACACCGCCGCCGTCGTCGTTCTCGCAGAGGGTACTTCGACAAGCGAGATCTCCAACAAACGCGGTCACCTCTTCGAGAAGTTTATCGCGAAGCTTCTTGCAACACAGGGATACAGTGATCCTCACCCAGAAAATCTGAACCCCACGAGCGAAGGCATAGAGCTGGACGTCCGAGCTCGCAACATAGTCACAGGCGAACAGCTAATCTGTGAATGCAAAGCATACAGCTCCAACGTTCGAGTGCCACCATTGATGACTTTCATTGGAAAGTTTTCTCTAGCTCAAGCTAAGGATAAGCAGACCAAAGGGCTCTTCATCGCACTTCCCCGCCTGACACCCGAGGCGAAAGAGCAAGCCGAGCTAGCCGAAGCTACCTTTCCCGGTTTTCGCTACCTTGGCTCGTACGAGATTTGCGAACTGCTGCAAGCGGCAGATGTGCTACCCAGATGGGAAGACGGGCCCGAAATCCGATCAGACCCCACTGTCGTAATCACGGAACATGGGGTAGTTCTGGCTGCGTGCGAGCTGGACTCGGATACGCGAGGAGGCTCCAGATGGGTGACATGGGCGCGCAATAAAGATGTTCCACTCCCTATTGTTCGGTTGATAGAGAAGAACCTTTCTAAAGGTCTTCCAGTAGTACGCGCAGGCCATGAAGCAGGAGCAGTTCCGATTCATGTTCCTTCATTGCCGAAAATTGTTGAGGTTCAAGGCAGTACGTCCGACTTTGAGTATCAACTTCCAGCGGCACCAGAGTTCTTCATCGGACGGAAAACTCTCGCCCAGTCACTGCTTGAAAAGATGAAGGGGCGCCTTACGGCCGGGTCAGTTGTAATCAACGCCAAGTCCGGCTGGGGCAAGAGTTCGCTTGTATTGCACTTGCAGAAGGAAGTTGAAAAAGTCGGCGGAGTCGGCATGGTATTCGACTCAAGAACCGCAGAACGTTCCGACTTCGTTGCTGCCGCAATGGAAAGGACGATCAGGAAGGCAGTCGAAAGAGAAGTCATCGAACTGCCGTCCCAAACCGCATTCAGCAGCCTGCAAAGCATTGTGGAAACCCTCAAACGTGCCACATGGGCTTCTCCCGCTCGACCGATCTTCCTTGCCTTTGATCAGTTCGAGAACGTCTTCCGGAACACGGACCTCACCCGAGAGTTTCGCGATCTCACATATCTAATTCGTGAGATAAGCGCACCATTGACGATTAGCTTCTCCTGGAAAACCGACGTGGTCGCGTGGACCGAAGGTTACCCATTCGGGCTCCGCAACGACATCCGCGACGCGTCGTCGGTCTTCGATCTCGACCCGTTCGGACCGCGCGAAATCGAGGCGCTTCTACGACGACTTGAGAAGTCACTCGGCAGTAAACTCAATCGCGAGCTTAGGCAGAGGCTTCGCGAGTACAACTCACAGGGCCTGCCATGGCTATTCAAGAAGTTCGGCGCTCACATAATCGCAGAAGTTGCTCGTGGCATCAAACAGGATGATCTAGCTAAGCAAGCATTGAACGCTCGGGGTTTGTTCGAAAGCGATCTCGCCCGCCTGAATCCCAGCGAACAATCTCTTCTCCGAACCATCGCCCAGGCCGCGCCAGTGGTCCTATCTGATCTAGACTACGATGCGACGACCAGTACAGTACTCGACAGTCTTCTTCATCAACGCCTAGTGGTGCAGGTCGGTCATACAATCGACGTCTACTGGGACACCTTTCGTGATTACCTCAATAATGGCAGTGTCGCGATCGAGGATTCATATGTCGTCCGTTATGCGCCTCTTGGTGCCGGTCGCCTGTTGCGTGTGGTAGTCGCTGAAGGCGGCAGTATTTCGGTCCCCGACGCAGCAACACGGCTGGATACAACACCAACGGTCATCTTCAATTACTCTCGCGAGCTCCGCCAATTTGGCGTATTGACCTCGGAGTCAAACCGCGTCACGCTTGAAGCGGACCTGATGAATTCTTCGGACAAGGAAGAAGCCATCAGGGCGCGAGTTTCCCAGGCTTTGCGCAGACATAAGATGTACAAGCTGGCTGCGGACATGATCGCCCGTGAAGGTACTGTCTCCATTCACCAGTTTGCGTCTACACTTTCCGGCGAATTCAGAGCAGTGTCAGCAAAAAGCGACAGTTGGGTTACATACGCGCGCTCCTTCTGTCAATGGATGGAGTACGCCGGTCTAGTACGCCTTCTGTCGAATGGGATGGAAAGGCCATCCGAAAACGACAGCGAGCCTCTCGGCCGCCTCCTGAGTGGATCAGTGCCGGTTCGTGTACGAAGCCCTTTTCCCAACGCGAACCCTGGGCCTGCTTTGCAACTCCTGATGCATCTCTTCGACCCAACGGGACACGCCCGTCCTTCTAGAAACGGATTTGCGACAGGTGTCCGCGATCTAACTACACTCGGCCTGGTCGAGACGGACGACGGTGAACGCATCACTCTGTCCGACAGCACTGTTTTCTCACACGGCGCGATCGAGCCAAAACGGCTTCGCGCGATCGTGGAGCGACAGCGAGGTATTTCCGAAGCATTTGCCGCGCTAGAGGCGAATCCTGGCCTTTCTCCGCTATCGCTTGGGATCGCACACAGAGATACGCTCGGTGCCGAGTGGGCGGAATCGACCACGCTTTCGGCAGGTAAGTATATCCGCGCGTGGGCCAGAGCCTGTGGGATCTCTACGCAACTGCGCTCGACTACATGA
- a CDS encoding IS630 family transposase → MAAGGSTAAALDAWVVFEDEAGMSMTPPTSRTWAPRGRTPVIRVRAGARRRMSVAALACYKPGERSRLIYRPRLDGVGGRRSFAWTDYRDLLVAAHHQLGGPIVLVWDNLPTHRSEDMLSFIDSTDWLTAYRLPSYAPDLNPVEGIWSVLRRRWLSNVAFTTVDHLVRTVRQGLRKIQYRNDLIDGCLIGTGLRLHPT, encoded by the coding sequence GTGGCCGCAGGTGGAAGCACCGCGGCGGCGCTCGACGCCTGGGTCGTCTTCGAGGACGAGGCCGGGATGTCGATGACGCCGCCGACCTCCCGCACCTGGGCGCCCCGCGGTCGCACACCGGTGATCCGGGTGCGCGCCGGGGCACGGCGCCGGATGTCGGTCGCGGCGCTGGCCTGCTACAAGCCGGGCGAGCGATCGCGGCTAATCTACCGGCCCCGACTGGACGGAGTCGGTGGGCGCCGCAGCTTCGCCTGGACCGACTACCGCGACCTGCTCGTGGCCGCCCATCACCAGCTCGGCGGGCCGATCGTGCTGGTCTGGGACAACCTTCCCACCCACCGCTCCGAGGACATGCTGTCCTTCATCGACAGCACGGACTGGTTGACCGCCTACCGCCTTCCCTCCTACGCACCGGACCTCAATCCGGTCGAGGGCATCTGGTCGGTACTGCGACGCCGCTGGTTGTCCAACGTCGCGTTCACCACCGTCGACCATCTCGTCCGGACGGTCCGGCAGGGCCTACGCAAGATCCAGTACCGCAACGACCTCATTGACGGCTGCCTCATCGGCACCGGACTCCGACTCCACCCCACCTGA
- a CDS encoding winged helix-turn-helix domain-containing protein encodes MRYAQGGGLTDERREFRERLRLQAAERFADGEANAVIAKDLRVTVRSVQRWRRSWVAGGSRALASAGPASSPRLDEAKFAQLERELHKGPMAHGWPDQIWTLSRLKTVIGRRFHLAYTVQGVHLLLRRHGWTRQVPVRRAVERDDQAVAGWVKDTWPQVEAPRRRSTPGSSSRTRPGCR; translated from the coding sequence ATGCGGTACGCGCAGGGTGGCGGGCTGACCGACGAACGGCGGGAGTTCCGGGAACGACTGCGCCTGCAGGCGGCCGAGCGGTTCGCCGACGGCGAGGCCAATGCGGTGATCGCCAAGGATTTGCGGGTCACTGTGCGATCGGTGCAGCGCTGGCGACGGTCCTGGGTCGCAGGCGGTTCCCGGGCGCTGGCCTCGGCCGGCCCGGCGTCGTCGCCCCGTCTGGATGAGGCGAAGTTCGCGCAATTGGAGCGGGAGCTGCACAAGGGGCCGATGGCGCACGGCTGGCCGGATCAGATCTGGACGCTGTCACGGCTCAAAACCGTGATCGGGCGCCGGTTCCACCTGGCCTACACCGTGCAGGGGGTTCACCTGCTGCTACGGCGGCACGGCTGGACGCGTCAGGTGCCGGTGCGGCGGGCGGTGGAACGCGACGACCAGGCGGTTGCGGGGTGGGTGAAGGACACGTGGCCGCAGGTGGAAGCACCGCGGCGGCGCTCGACGCCTGGGTCGTCTTCGAGGACGAGGCCGGGATGTCGATGA